One window of the Burkholderia sp. FERM BP-3421 genome contains the following:
- a CDS encoding glycosyltransferase family 4 protein, translating into MRIAIVTHVVRHNDGQGRVNYEIARAALAERCEVTLVASHVAPELLDDPRVRWIPVRVGRGWPSNLVRQQVFALKSAWWLRRHRADYDLLHVNGFISWVRADVNTAHFVHGGWLASPSYPYRLTRGPWSAYQFLYTWLNARFERWAYRRARAITAVSAKVAGEIRDAGIDAARIGVIHNGVDLDAFARARPDRRAFGLPEDAFLLLFVGDLRTPRKNLGTVLRALAQLPPHVHLAVAGYLPGSPYPAEARALGLDARVHFLGLVGAMPVLMASADAYVFPSRYEAMSLSLLEAMAAGLPVVTARSAGGAEIITPACGIVLDDPDDTAALARALARLANARDACREMGRAARARVADFSWARMGAQYLALYRRLARGARPTPATKPQVTQEHAR; encoded by the coding sequence GTGAGAATCGCCATCGTCACGCATGTCGTGCGTCACAACGACGGACAGGGCCGGGTGAACTACGAGATCGCCCGCGCGGCACTCGCCGAGCGCTGCGAGGTGACGCTCGTCGCGTCGCACGTCGCGCCCGAGCTGCTCGACGATCCGCGGGTGCGCTGGATCCCGGTGCGGGTGGGGCGCGGCTGGCCCTCGAACCTGGTGCGGCAGCAGGTGTTCGCGCTCAAGAGCGCGTGGTGGCTGCGCCGGCATCGCGCCGACTACGACCTGCTGCACGTCAACGGCTTCATCTCGTGGGTGCGCGCCGACGTCAACACCGCGCACTTCGTGCACGGCGGCTGGCTCGCGAGCCCCAGCTATCCGTACCGGCTGACGCGCGGGCCGTGGTCGGCGTATCAGTTCCTCTATACCTGGCTGAACGCGCGCTTCGAGCGCTGGGCCTACCGGCGCGCGCGCGCGATCACGGCGGTGTCGGCCAAGGTGGCGGGCGAGATCCGGGACGCGGGGATCGACGCCGCGCGCATCGGCGTGATCCACAACGGCGTCGATCTCGATGCGTTCGCGCGCGCGCGGCCGGACCGGCGCGCGTTCGGGCTGCCCGAGGATGCGTTCCTGCTGCTGTTTGTCGGCGACCTGCGCACGCCGCGCAAGAACCTCGGCACCGTGCTGCGCGCGCTCGCGCAACTGCCGCCGCACGTGCATCTCGCGGTGGCGGGCTATCTGCCGGGCAGCCCGTATCCGGCCGAGGCGCGCGCGCTCGGGCTCGATGCGCGCGTGCATTTCCTCGGGCTGGTGGGCGCGATGCCCGTGCTGATGGCGTCGGCCGATGCCTACGTGTTTCCGTCGCGCTACGAGGCGATGAGCCTGTCGCTGCTCGAGGCGATGGCGGCGGGGCTGCCGGTGGTGACCGCGCGCAGCGCGGGCGGCGCGGAAATCATCACGCCCGCGTGCGGGATCGTGCTCGACGATCCCGACGACACGGCCGCGCTCGCGCGCGCGCTGGCCCGCCTCGCGAACGCGCGCGACGCCTGCCGCGAGATGGGCCGCGCGGCGCGCGCGCGGGTCGCCGATTTCAGCTGGGCGCGCATGGGCGCGCAGTACCTCGCGCTGTACCGGCGGCTGGCGCGCGGCGCGCGGCCGACGCCGGCCACGAAACCTCAGGTGACGCAGGAGCACGCGCGATGA
- a CDS encoding S8 family serine peptidase yields MSNWVSDLTNGGASEYRKIVDQAQSVYDSVKGLDIFKGYTFSTTGHSLGGSMAQMFALKNGLDTQVYNSLPLAKSLIDAGYFGNRNIGEVIAAYQSAGHVASDVRMPNDIATFFYQAPVWGPYLSQSMSQPVTYLPGAYLPVAAKTIAITGLLPFALPAFGIDHTMGAMFDAAAGLSIGADGRFALPAGDTNGFVAVPASAREYLSNLSTSPIANVQSGLDNSFTVTRQDGSQQWLKVDAATGDTLLQQATPLGVSELTIHRNGAYTEVTRRQDGAFGEHTVSALGDIVGYRPLLPKGIALAPDQFYVDASTNNLDTVSALTGISVSTLMGVNGGLGLSSGAQAIGVGKIIQLSAPTNLINIDINTNPQPQSGSLGEGKAAQDVRNGFVQNSATSKISFSDNTLNRTDFASAQMGSLASGGIRPGEFQLDPNAKPGAYLGQFYTDPGATGRPNASGLNAAVLNGLSAMTTFNTYIDPILLDLTGNGAKTTGIEDGVLFDVDHSGTLKRTGWADAGTGMLVVDAGGGQITNASQMLSEYFGGAAGANGAAGQARFKDGFGALDSVDANHDGVLDRNDPSWSTLRVWVDANHDGKSAPGELKTLDALGITQIQVKPVSRSAGETQNGNEVLGRGTFTMNGATRQMMAVNFLADPVGNTFTAVDGGAKVTSTTGGATRTAFTSAATASETLDAAKLGVDNVYAGSGDTTLIAAPTGSWLVGGGGHNTYEGGAGDDVFVISARDNPDRIHGNGGRDTAIVVGDQGVTLNLAHAGLTIAEGGRGDDVLVSGGNRSVFLKGGQGNATLIGGGGNDVLVGGSGHNTIVGGSGKAVIYAGPAGDTIYASATGSVIHAGGGADRIFGGAGDDVIEAGHGNASIDGGGGTNVVTLHGSHGDYTITRTDGGYTVADHQAGRDGTLTLKNVQKLNFSDISAVDLTLPNPMPVNDALRVDQAGQAFDHTRVHLIAAAQLLANDQRLNSQGALKLVSVGDAVGGTVALTPAGDVLFTPDATYAGVMSFKYGVTDAAGNPAATVVDLNSGKTAPMRATVTLSTPDMPADPLAAQEWYLSDANVIPVWRDYTGKGVRIGQFEPGGEFSTGPEILDLHHPDLAPNIDPAWLATQQGNGTLPQAVSNHATMVAGVMVAANNGQGGVGVAYDATIGGHYLANNGADLSGLGHMVSYDIANNSWGFTNDFALSNLQKGSINTESALLANAQYAADAGRGGLGTVIVAAGGNAREKGGSAQGSLTGNNRFTIEVGAINAQSDLSTLQLGSAPFSNPGASLLVSAPGSNVVSTSHILETDRGSTFGSQYSDMQGTSFATPIVSGVVALMLQANPNLGYRDVQEILALSAKGVRDGATQWRDNGARNWNGGGMHASHDYGFGEVDARAAVRLAESWAKQGTGANERVYAGTSGPLGATVASGATARATLAMQAGLSVQHAEIDFDAEVGRLGDLTVKLISPDGTESILLDRAGKAPAGAPGASAADAGSTRSGSFRYTFMSTHDWGERSAGNWTLEVTDAANGLPVKLNQWSLRLYGDRASADDTYYYTDEYRAQAAANPARAILDDAANGTRGGRNTLNAAAVSGDTTVDLTTGVASIGGAALTIRDPGAIQNIVTGDGNDRLVAGAADALLDGGRGANTLVGGAGRDFFVVHRRAGGLDTIENFDAARGETIDLVGFAGRKFGDLALTQQGADVQIALGDGQRIIVKGQQAAALDAGRFLFQDSFIAPAHYVDSAAGDAALPVAGGTVVLNGGARGVSYSSDANGRLVASLAGTVYSHDAASSDTFVIARQDGVSSYHNALRGFRHGIDKLDLSGTGVTRFDDLVIAQQNRATINGLSQIHGVSLGSKSLGTAAAPLELVYLDALDPAQLGEGDFIFATPTPDHAGVVTKPPVAVDPSGGDPLGGNPVTPVTPGTGNPVPPIEWPPVKIPTIPTTPPVKVDPIGLPPVTMPTGPTIPPVKLDPIDVTPVKIPPVKLDPIDVTPVKIPPVKLDPIDVTPIKIPTVPPMQPLPPVKLVPVDLTPVKIPPVKVDPITPTFPAAPTLSGRAPTAWMADSAQPWTSNPLASLFAVPRDEAVSYTVSLADGAPLPAWLGYDAAQGRLTLSPGAAMTGPLAVKVRATTASGQSAESALELLVQPGVQKVGVMARVDVADSQVAIDQGEAMSTVTATGGRHVLLQGGTFGSATLGGSGAHAVTATGSGTKLTTGDGDSTIELLGSGATVTAGGGNNHVTGSDSNAAITLGNGDNHVTGAFRQLTVGAGRNVIDSTGSLATLRLGDGHDVATLKGALATVQVGHGTYELDYAGSLGKLAFGAEVGAERLWFQHAGDDLRISVTGSAETVTLKNWYASQPDRPGSIVAGDGKTLSGLSVESLVQAMASFAPPVAGATAITPEQQKSLQPVLAANWH; encoded by the coding sequence TTGTCGAACTGGGTTTCCGATCTGACCAACGGCGGCGCGAGCGAATACCGGAAGATCGTCGATCAGGCGCAGTCGGTGTACGACAGCGTGAAGGGTCTCGACATCTTCAAGGGCTACACCTTCTCCACCACCGGCCACAGCCTCGGCGGCAGCATGGCGCAGATGTTCGCGCTGAAGAACGGCCTCGACACGCAGGTCTACAACAGCCTGCCGCTCGCGAAGTCGCTGATCGACGCCGGCTATTTCGGCAATCGCAACATCGGCGAAGTCATCGCCGCGTATCAGTCCGCCGGCCACGTCGCGTCGGATGTGCGCATGCCCAACGACATCGCGACCTTCTTCTATCAGGCGCCCGTGTGGGGCCCCTACCTGTCGCAATCGATGTCGCAGCCCGTCACCTACCTGCCGGGTGCGTACTTGCCCGTGGCGGCCAAGACGATCGCGATCACCGGCCTGCTGCCGTTCGCGCTGCCCGCCTTCGGGATCGACCACACGATGGGCGCGATGTTCGACGCCGCGGCCGGGCTGAGCATCGGCGCGGACGGCCGCTTCGCGCTGCCCGCGGGCGACACCAACGGTTTCGTGGCGGTGCCGGCGTCGGCGCGCGAATACCTGTCGAATCTGAGCACGAGCCCCATCGCGAACGTGCAGTCGGGCCTCGACAACAGCTTCACGGTTACGCGCCAGGACGGCTCGCAGCAATGGCTGAAGGTCGACGCCGCAACGGGTGACACGCTGCTCCAGCAGGCGACCCCGCTCGGCGTGAGCGAACTGACGATCCACCGCAACGGCGCATACACCGAAGTCACGCGTCGCCAGGACGGCGCGTTCGGCGAACACACGGTCAGCGCGCTCGGCGACATCGTCGGCTATCGCCCGCTGCTGCCGAAGGGCATCGCGCTGGCCCCGGACCAGTTCTACGTCGACGCGTCGACCAACAACCTCGACACCGTCTCCGCGCTGACGGGCATCTCGGTATCCACGCTGATGGGCGTGAACGGCGGGCTCGGGCTGTCGTCCGGCGCGCAGGCGATCGGCGTCGGCAAGATCATCCAGCTGTCCGCGCCGACCAACCTGATCAACATCGACATCAACACGAATCCGCAGCCGCAATCCGGTTCGCTCGGCGAGGGCAAGGCCGCGCAGGACGTGCGCAACGGCTTCGTGCAGAACAGCGCGACCAGCAAGATCTCGTTCTCCGACAACACGCTGAACCGCACCGACTTCGCCTCCGCGCAGATGGGCAGCCTCGCGTCGGGCGGCATCCGGCCGGGTGAGTTCCAGCTCGATCCGAACGCGAAGCCGGGCGCGTATCTCGGGCAGTTCTACACCGATCCGGGCGCGACCGGCCGGCCCAACGCGAGCGGCCTGAACGCAGCGGTGCTGAACGGCCTGTCGGCGATGACCACCTTCAACACCTACATCGATCCGATCCTGCTCGACCTGACCGGCAACGGCGCGAAGACGACCGGCATCGAGGACGGCGTGCTGTTCGACGTCGATCACAGCGGCACGCTCAAGCGTACCGGCTGGGCCGACGCCGGCACCGGGATGCTGGTGGTCGACGCGGGCGGCGGACAGATCACGAATGCGAGCCAGATGCTGTCCGAGTACTTCGGCGGCGCGGCGGGCGCGAACGGCGCGGCGGGCCAGGCGCGCTTCAAGGACGGCTTCGGCGCGCTCGACAGCGTCGATGCGAATCACGACGGCGTGCTCGATCGCAACGATCCGAGCTGGTCGACGCTGCGCGTGTGGGTCGACGCGAATCATGACGGCAAGTCCGCGCCGGGCGAACTGAAGACGCTCGACGCACTCGGCATCACGCAGATCCAGGTGAAGCCGGTCTCGCGCAGCGCGGGCGAGACGCAGAACGGCAACGAGGTGCTCGGGCGCGGCACCTTCACGATGAACGGCGCGACGCGTCAGATGATGGCCGTGAACTTCCTCGCCGATCCGGTGGGCAACACCTTCACGGCGGTCGACGGCGGCGCGAAGGTCACGTCGACGACGGGCGGCGCGACCCGCACCGCGTTCACCAGCGCGGCGACCGCGAGCGAGACGCTCGACGCGGCGAAGCTCGGCGTCGACAACGTCTACGCCGGCAGCGGCGACACGACGCTGATCGCGGCGCCCACGGGCAGCTGGCTGGTCGGCGGCGGCGGCCACAACACCTATGAAGGCGGCGCGGGCGACGATGTGTTCGTGATCAGCGCGCGCGACAATCCCGACCGGATCCACGGCAACGGCGGACGCGACACCGCGATCGTGGTCGGCGACCAGGGCGTGACGCTGAATCTCGCGCACGCGGGCCTGACGATCGCCGAAGGCGGGCGCGGCGACGACGTGCTGGTGAGCGGCGGCAACCGCAGCGTGTTCCTCAAGGGCGGACAGGGCAACGCGACGCTGATCGGCGGCGGCGGCAACGACGTGCTGGTCGGCGGCTCGGGCCACAACACGATCGTCGGCGGCAGCGGCAAGGCGGTGATCTACGCCGGGCCGGCGGGCGACACGATCTATGCGTCCGCCACGGGCAGCGTGATCCACGCGGGCGGCGGCGCGGACCGCATCTTCGGCGGCGCGGGCGACGACGTGATCGAGGCGGGCCACGGCAACGCGTCGATCGACGGCGGCGGCGGCACCAACGTCGTGACGCTGCACGGCAGCCACGGCGACTACACGATCACGCGCACCGACGGCGGCTACACCGTCGCCGACCATCAGGCCGGCCGCGACGGCACGCTGACGCTGAAGAACGTGCAGAAGCTCAACTTCTCGGACATCTCGGCCGTCGATCTGACGCTGCCGAACCCGATGCCGGTCAACGATGCGCTGCGCGTCGACCAGGCGGGGCAGGCGTTCGACCACACCCGTGTGCACCTGATCGCGGCCGCGCAACTGCTCGCGAACGACCAGCGGCTGAACAGCCAGGGCGCGCTGAAGCTCGTCTCGGTCGGCGACGCGGTGGGCGGCACGGTCGCGCTGACGCCGGCGGGCGACGTGCTGTTCACGCCCGATGCCACGTACGCAGGGGTGATGAGCTTCAAATACGGCGTGACCGATGCGGCGGGCAACCCGGCCGCGACCGTGGTCGACCTGAACAGCGGCAAGACCGCGCCGATGCGCGCGACCGTCACGCTGTCGACGCCGGACATGCCGGCCGATCCGCTCGCGGCGCAGGAGTGGTATCTGAGCGACGCGAACGTGATTCCGGTGTGGCGCGACTACACCGGCAAGGGCGTGCGCATCGGCCAGTTCGAGCCGGGCGGCGAATTCTCGACGGGGCCCGAGATCCTCGACCTGCATCATCCGGATCTCGCGCCGAACATCGATCCGGCCTGGCTCGCGACCCAGCAGGGCAATGGCACGCTGCCGCAGGCGGTGTCGAACCACGCGACGATGGTCGCGGGCGTGATGGTCGCGGCGAACAACGGCCAGGGCGGCGTCGGCGTCGCCTATGACGCGACGATCGGCGGCCACTATCTCGCCAACAACGGCGCGGACCTGAGCGGGCTCGGCCACATGGTCAGCTACGACATCGCGAACAACAGCTGGGGCTTCACCAACGATTTCGCGCTGAGCAACTTGCAGAAGGGCAGCATCAACACCGAGAGCGCGCTGCTCGCGAATGCGCAGTACGCGGCGGACGCGGGCCGGGGCGGCCTCGGCACGGTGATCGTCGCGGCGGGCGGCAACGCGCGCGAGAAGGGCGGCAGCGCGCAAGGCTCGCTGACCGGCAACAACCGCTTCACGATCGAGGTCGGCGCGATCAACGCGCAGAGCGACCTGTCGACGCTGCAGCTCGGCTCCGCGCCGTTCTCGAATCCGGGCGCGAGCCTGCTCGTGTCCGCGCCCGGCAGCAATGTCGTGTCGACGAGTCACATCCTGGAGACCGATCGCGGCTCGACCTTCGGCAGCCAGTACAGCGACATGCAGGGCACGAGCTTCGCGACGCCGATCGTGTCGGGGGTCGTCGCGCTGATGTTGCAGGCGAATCCGAATCTCGGCTATCGCGACGTGCAGGAAATTCTCGCGTTGTCCGCGAAGGGCGTGCGCGACGGCGCGACGCAGTGGCGCGACAACGGCGCGCGCAACTGGAACGGCGGCGGCATGCATGCGAGCCACGACTACGGCTTCGGCGAGGTCGACGCGCGCGCGGCCGTGCGGCTCGCCGAATCGTGGGCGAAGCAGGGCACGGGCGCGAACGAACGCGTCTATGCCGGCACGAGCGGGCCGCTCGGCGCGACGGTTGCGTCGGGCGCGACCGCGCGCGCGACGCTCGCGATGCAGGCGGGCCTGTCGGTCCAGCACGCGGAGATCGATTTCGACGCGGAGGTCGGCCGGCTCGGCGACCTGACCGTGAAGCTGATCTCGCCGGACGGCACCGAGAGCATCCTGCTCGACCGCGCGGGCAAGGCGCCGGCGGGCGCGCCGGGCGCGAGCGCGGCCGATGCCGGCAGCACCCGCTCGGGAAGCTTCCGCTATACCTTCATGTCGACGCACGACTGGGGCGAGCGCTCGGCCGGCAACTGGACGCTCGAGGTGACCGACGCGGCGAACGGCCTGCCGGTCAAGCTCAATCAGTGGTCGCTGCGGCTCTACGGCGACCGCGCGAGCGCCGACGATACGTACTACTACACCGACGAGTATCGCGCGCAGGCGGCCGCGAATCCGGCGCGCGCGATCCTCGACGACGCGGCGAACGGCACGCGCGGCGGGCGCAATACGCTGAACGCGGCGGCGGTGTCGGGCGACACAACGGTCGATCTGACGACGGGCGTCGCGAGCATCGGCGGCGCGGCGCTGACGATCCGCGACCCCGGCGCGATCCAGAACATCGTGACGGGCGACGGCAACGACCGGCTCGTGGCGGGCGCGGCGGACGCGCTGCTCGACGGCGGGCGCGGCGCGAATACGCTGGTGGGCGGCGCGGGCCGCGATTTCTTCGTCGTGCACCGGCGCGCGGGCGGCCTCGATACGATCGAGAACTTCGACGCCGCGCGCGGCGAGACCATCGACCTGGTCGGTTTCGCGGGCCGGAAATTCGGCGATCTCGCGCTGACCCAGCAGGGCGCGGACGTGCAGATCGCGCTGGGCGACGGGCAGCGCATCATCGTCAAGGGGCAGCAGGCCGCGGCGCTCGATGCCGGGCGCTTCCTGTTCCAGGACAGCTTCATCGCGCCCGCGCACTACGTCGACAGCGCGGCGGGCGATGCGGCGCTGCCCGTTGCGGGCGGCACGGTGGTGCTGAACGGCGGCGCGCGCGGCGTGAGCTATTCGAGCGATGCGAACGGCCGGCTGGTCGCGTCGCTCGCGGGCACGGTCTACAGCCACGATGCGGCGAGTTCGGATACTTTCGTGATCGCGCGTCAGGACGGCGTGTCGAGTTATCACAACGCGCTGCGCGGCTTCCGCCACGGGATCGACAAGCTCGACCTGAGCGGGACCGGCGTGACGCGCTTCGACGATCTCGTGATCGCGCAGCAGAACCGCGCGACGATCAACGGGCTGTCGCAGATCCACGGCGTGAGCCTCGGCAGCAAGTCGCTCGGCACGGCGGCCGCGCCGCTCGAACTCGTGTATCTCGATGCGCTCGATCCGGCGCAACTGGGCGAGGGCGACTTCATCTTCGCGACGCCGACGCCGGATCACGCGGGCGTCGTGACGAAGCCGCCGGTCGCGGTCGATCCGTCGGGCGGCGATCCGTTGGGCGGCAATCCGGTCACGCCGGTCACGCCGGGCACGGGTAACCCGGTGCCGCCGATCGAGTGGCCGCCGGTGAAGATCCCGACGATTCCGACCACCCCCCCGGTCAAGGTCGATCCGATCGGACTGCCGCCGGTGACGATGCCGACCGGGCCGACGATCCCGCCGGTGAAGCTCGATCCGATCGATGTGACGCCGGTGAAGATTCCGCCGGTGAAGCTCGATCCGATCGATGTGACGCCGGTGAAGATCCCGCCGGTGAAGCTCGACCCGATCGATGTGACGCCGATCAAGATCCCGACGGTGCCGCCGATGCAGCCGCTCCCGCCGGTGAAGCTCGTGCCGGTCGATCTGACACCGGTGAAAATCCCGCCGGTCAAGGTCGACCCGATCACGCCGACCTTCCCCGCAGCGCCGACGCTGTCCGGCCGCGCGCCGACCGCGTGGATGGCCGATTCGGCCCAGCCCTGGACCAGCAATCCGTTGGCGTCGCTGTTCGCCGTGCCGCGCGACGAAGCCGTCAGCTACACGGTCAGTCTCGCGGACGGCGCACCGCTGCCGGCCTGGCTCGGCTATGACGCGGCGCAAGGCCGCCTGACGCTGTCGCCGGGCGCGGCCATGACCGGCCCGCTCGCGGTGAAGGTCAGGGCGACCACCGCATCGGGCCAGTCGGCGGAGTCGGCGCTCGAACTGCTGGTGCAGCCCGGCGTGCAGAAGGTCGGCGTGATGGCCAGGGTCGACGTCGCGGACAGTCAGGTCGCGATCGACCAGGGCGAGGCGATGTCGACCGTCACCGCGACGGGCGGCCGCCATGTGCTGCTGCAAGGCGGCACGTTCGGCTCGGCGACGCTGGGCGGATCGGGCGCGCACGCGGTCACGGCGACGGGCAGCGGCACGAAGCTGACCACGGGCGACGGCGACAGCACGATCGAGTTGCTCGGCTCCGGCGCGACGGTGACGGCAGGCGGCGGCAACAACCACGTGACGGGCAGCGACAGCAACGCGGCCATCACGCTCGGCAACGGCGACAACCATGTGACGGGCGCGTTCCGGCAACTGACGGTGGGCGCGGGCCGCAACGTGATCGACAGCACGGGGTCGCTCGCGACGCTGCGCCTCGGCGACGGTCACGACGTGGCGACCCTCAAGGGCGCGCTCGCGACGGTGCAGGTCGGCCACGGCACCTACGAGCTCGATTACGCGGGGAGCCTCGGCAAGCTCGCGTTCGGCGCGGAGGTCGGCGCGGAGCGTCTGTGGTTCCAGCATGCCGGCGACGATCTGCGCATTTCGGTGACGGGCAGCGCCGAGACCGTGACGCTGAAGAACTGGTATGCGTCGCAGCCGGATCGCCCGGGTTCGATCGTCGCGGGCGACGGCAAGACGCTGTCGGGGCTGAGCGTCGAGAGCCTGGTTCAGGCGATGGCGAGCTTCGCGCCGCCCGTTGCGGGCGCAACCGCCATCACGCCGGAGCAGCAGAAATCGCTGCAGCCGGTGCTGGCGGCCAACTGGCACTGA
- a CDS encoding type I secretion system permease/ATPase, whose translation MNDFQSTPSMPDAGLAALVLIAQFHGLATDADQLRHASGLPDGALGAADLELAARSLGLKTRRVRASVERLAALPKPALMLAGDGAHFVLAACDAGKALIAEAHAPSPTVSTPADVIARTGGQVLLVASRATLAGEFARFDFSWFIPAVVKYRRLLLEVLLVSAVLQVFGLVSPLMFQVVMDKVLVNRAFNTLNVVCVALLVSAVFEVVLSGVRNYVFAHTASRIDVELGARLFRHLLALPLAYFGARRVGDTVARVRELENIRSFLTGQAVTAVIDLFFSIIFLAVMCMYSVWLTLVVVISLPVYAAISMGITPVLRRRLDEKFARTADNQSFLVETISGVETVKSMAVEPQFTRRWDNQLAGYVSAGFRVTSLGNVGQQLIQLVGKLVSLVTLYLGARFVIEGKLSVGQLVAFNMMSQHVAAPVLRLAQLWQDFQQVGISMNRLGDILNTRTELSQSRQTLPAVRGNVSFQDIRFRYRPDGPTILDGVSLDIAAGQVIGIVGRSGSGKSTLTKLLQRLYVPEHGRVRIDGIDLALADPAWLRRQIGVVLQENLLFNRSIRENIAVTDPGASLDVVIRAAQLAGAHEFISELPEGYDTMVGEHGSNLSGGQRQRIAIARALVTNPRILIFDEATSALDFETERIIQHNMQAMCAGRTVIIIAHRLTSVRHAHHIVAMDRGRIVESGTHDTLLGLQGYYAHLVSLQHA comes from the coding sequence ATGAACGACTTTCAATCGACTCCCTCCATGCCGGATGCCGGCCTCGCGGCGCTCGTGCTGATCGCGCAGTTCCACGGCCTCGCGACCGACGCCGACCAGCTGCGCCACGCGAGCGGGCTGCCGGACGGCGCGCTCGGCGCGGCCGACCTCGAACTGGCCGCGCGTTCGCTCGGCCTCAAGACCCGCCGCGTGCGGGCGAGCGTCGAGCGGCTCGCGGCGCTGCCGAAGCCCGCGCTGATGCTCGCCGGGGACGGCGCGCATTTCGTGCTGGCCGCGTGCGATGCCGGGAAAGCACTGATCGCGGAGGCGCACGCGCCGTCGCCGACGGTGTCCACGCCGGCCGACGTGATCGCGCGCACGGGCGGGCAGGTGCTGCTGGTCGCGTCGCGCGCGACGCTGGCCGGCGAATTCGCGCGCTTCGACTTCTCGTGGTTCATCCCGGCGGTGGTCAAGTACCGCCGCCTGCTGCTCGAAGTGCTGCTGGTGTCGGCGGTGCTGCAGGTGTTCGGGCTCGTGTCGCCGCTGATGTTCCAGGTGGTGATGGACAAGGTGCTGGTCAATCGCGCGTTCAACACGCTGAACGTGGTGTGCGTCGCGCTGCTCGTCAGCGCGGTGTTCGAAGTGGTGCTGAGCGGCGTGCGCAACTACGTGTTCGCGCATACCGCGAGCCGCATCGACGTCGAACTGGGCGCGCGGCTGTTCCGCCACCTGCTCGCGCTGCCGCTCGCCTACTTCGGCGCGCGGCGCGTCGGCGACACGGTCGCGCGCGTGCGCGAGCTGGAGAACATCCGCAGCTTCCTGACCGGGCAGGCGGTGACGGCGGTGATCGATCTGTTCTTCTCGATCATCTTCCTCGCCGTGATGTGCATGTACAGCGTGTGGCTCACGCTCGTCGTGGTGATCTCGCTGCCGGTGTACGCGGCGATCTCGATGGGCATCACGCCGGTGCTGCGCCGGCGCCTCGACGAGAAATTCGCGCGCACGGCCGACAACCAGTCGTTTCTCGTCGAGACCATCTCGGGCGTCGAGACCGTCAAGTCGATGGCGGTCGAGCCGCAGTTCACGCGGCGCTGGGACAACCAGCTGGCCGGTTACGTGTCGGCCGGTTTTCGCGTGACCTCGCTCGGCAATGTCGGGCAGCAGCTGATCCAGCTGGTCGGCAAGCTCGTGTCGCTCGTCACGCTCTATCTCGGCGCGCGCTTCGTGATCGAGGGCAAGCTGTCGGTGGGGCAGCTGGTCGCGTTCAACATGATGTCGCAGCACGTCGCCGCGCCGGTGCTGCGGCTCGCGCAGCTGTGGCAGGACTTCCAGCAGGTCGGGATCTCGATGAACCGGCTCGGCGACATCCTGAACACCCGCACCGAACTGTCGCAGAGCCGCCAGACGCTGCCCGCGGTGCGCGGCAACGTCAGCTTCCAGGACATCCGCTTCCGCTACCGGCCCGACGGCCCGACGATCCTCGACGGCGTGTCGCTCGACATCGCTGCGGGGCAGGTGATCGGCATCGTCGGCCGCTCGGGGTCGGGAAAGAGCACGCTGACCAAGCTGTTGCAGCGGCTCTACGTGCCCGAGCACGGGCGGGTGAGGATCGACGGCATCGATCTCGCGCTCGCCGATCCCGCATGGCTGCGCCGGCAGATCGGCGTGGTGCTGCAGGAGAACCTGCTGTTCAACCGCTCGATCCGCGAGAACATCGCGGTCACCGATCCCGGCGCGTCGCTCGACGTGGTGATCCGCGCGGCGCAGCTGGCCGGCGCGCACGAGTTCATCTCCGAGCTGCCGGAAGGCTATGACACGATGGTCGGCGAGCACGGCTCGAACCTGTCGGGCGGCCAGCGCCAGCGGATCGCGATCGCGCGCGCGCTGGTCACCAATCCGCGCATCCTGATCTTCGACGAGGCCACCAGCGCGCTCGACTTCGAGACCGAACGGATCATCCAGCACAACATGCAGGCGATGTGCGCGGGCCGCACCGTGATCATCATCGCGCACCGGCTCACCTCGGTGCGCCATGCGCACCACATCGTCGCGATGGACCGGGGCCGCATCGTCGAGAGCGGCACGCACGACACGCTGCTCGGCCTGCAGGGTTACTACGCTCACCTGGTGTCGCTGCAACATGCATGA